Sequence from the Gemmatimonadaceae bacterium genome:
TGCTTCCGTCGCTGCCAGGCCTCAGGTCCGATGAAAGATCGACCACCTTCGATCCCGACGCCCGCGCCCGTTTGACCCACTCTAGTGAGGTTCCGTGAGGCAGCGAGCTGAAAATGAGTTCGGCATCTCCCAGTGGAGCGTCCTCTGTCGCGATGAACGTGATCTCCCGCCCCCCGACTCGCACGCTCCGCCCGCGTTGTCCGTGAGCGGTTGCGAAACGCAGCTCGAGATGCGGGTGCTGCGCGATGAGCAGACACAGCTCGCGCCCCGTGTACCCGCTCGCACCCAGTACCCCGACCGAAAGTTTATGCACGTCGAATGCATAACATTACAGAGGTGTGTCGTCAATCTCGCGCTGGCCCGTTTGCTACTGCGGCTCTCCGGCCAGAGACTTGATCCGGCGAACCACTCTGTCCCGGGCAAGACCGGATCGGCACACGATGAGGATCGTGTCGTCTCCCCCAACCGTGCCCAGAATGTCGGGCCAGCCCTCGCCGTCCAGCGCCGCCGCGATTGGCTGCGCCCCGCCGGGCACCGTCCTCAGCACGATCATCTCGCTCACACTGTCCACCCGCAGAAAGAGCTGCGGCAGAAGAGTCTCCAGCGCCGCCCGGCTCTCTTCGATCGTTCCATCGGTGACCGCGTATCGCGCTCCCTCTGGTGTCGGCACGCGCGCCAGACGAAGCTCTCTGAGATCTCTCGACAGAGTCGCCTGCGTGACGTCCCAACCCCTGTGCAGAAGCAGCTTCCGGAGGTCCTCCTGGCTGCTCACCGCACGGGTTTCGATCACCTCGAGTATAGCCGACTGCCGCTCTCTCTTGTTCGCCATTTATCTCCTCCGCGCACACATTATCACCGCACCGCC
This genomic interval carries:
- the argR gene encoding arginine repressor — encoded protein: MANKRERQSAILEVIETRAVSSQEDLRKLLLHRGWDVTQATLSRDLRELRLARVPTPEGARYAVTDGTIEESRAALETLLPQLFLRVDSVSEMIVLRTVPGGAQPIAAALDGEGWPDILGTVGGDDTILIVCRSGLARDRVVRRIKSLAGEPQ